The sequence below is a genomic window from Phycisphaerales bacterium AB-hyl4.
CATCAGCCGACCTTCGCCCGCATCAGGCAACCCCACCGCCTGCCGCGCGAACGCCACCCAATGCCCCAACAACGTCGTCCACGTCAACCGATCCGGATACAACGGCTCCACCGATTGTTCATCACGTTCACTCATCCCCCTCACTCTACACCAATCCCCCCCACCATCCATAAAGCCCATGCCATCAATAAAGCCCACGGATGGCCATCCGTGGGCTCCCCCCGCTAAACTCCTCATATGTCCATCCTCACCCACGGCTCAGACCTCACCCTCAGCCCCGCGATCGGCCCGCTTGTACGCCCGCGCAACATCACGGTCCGCGCCACACTCGATCAGCTCGCCCGCCTCAACTGCCACAGCATCCAGCTCGACGCCACCCTCCCCGGCCTGCGCCCGCGCGAGCTGAGCGTCCGCGCCCGGCGTGACCTGCTCGCCATGCTCAACCGCCGCAACGTCCGACCCGCGGGCCTCGACCTGTTCATCCCGCGCAAGCACTACACCGACCCCGACCACGTCGATCGCGCCATGGCCGCCACCACCGCCGCCATCGAGCTCGCCCACCACCTCGGCCGACTGCCTGTCAGCCTTGCACTGCCCGTCAAACGCCTGCCCGACGAGCTGCGCAGCGCCCTCGTCGAAGCCGCCGACGGCCACGGCGTCCGCCTCGCCATCCACGCCGAAGACCAACTCGACCACCTCGAAACCTGGCTCAACGACGTCGACCTGCCCGCGCTCGGCGCTGCCATCGACCCCGCCGCCCTGCTCGCTCGCGGCCATGACCCCGCCGCTATCGCTCAACGTCTTGGCAAGTACCTCGCCGTCGCCCGCCTGAGCGACATCGACCGCAGCGCCGCCGACGATGATGACGACGCCGGCGAAGCCGTCCGCTGTCCCGTCGGCTCGGGCGAACTCGACCTCATCCCCTACCGTGTCAGCCTCGACCTCGCCGTCAACCGCGTGGGCCCCGTCGTGCTCGACCCGCGCGGCTTGCCCAATCCTTACGCCGCCTTCGCCGCCGCCCGCCATGCATGGGAGAACGCCGCCTTCACCGCATAATCCCCCCGCCCCAACCGGCCCGTTTTAGCCGCGAAGCGCAGCGGAGCGCCCCATGCCCCGACGTCACACCTTCATCCCCCTCACCCGCAAGCGCCGCGTCGCCGAGCACATGGCCATGGTCGTGCTCGCCCTTCAGGCCACACTGCTGCTCACATTCCAGGTCACCCCCAGCCGACTCCCGCCGAGGCTGACGTTGCTCGAACTGCTCTGGGCATTGCCGCAGCGCCCCACCTTCTACCCGTTCATCGCCGTCTTCCTCGCCGGCCCGCCGCTCACCGTCCTCGCCTGCCGCGTCCCCGGCAAGCATCGCACATGGCTCATCGTCGGCTGGATCATCTTCCTCTCGCTCCTGCTCACCTTCTTCGGCGACCGCGTCTCCCTCATGCTCCGCATCCTCGAATGGCAGTTCCACCAATCCCGCTAACCCCCCAAACGTCTCTCCCCCCGAAGCCCACGGAGTCTCACCCTGGGCCCGCCTCAAAAACAAAAAAAATCGCCCCCACCAGGAACCGCCCTCCTTCCCAAACGTCTGACCCCATGACGACGACGACCGTCGCTCACGGAGAACCCACCATGCCCCACGCCCGCCCGCTCTATCAAGCCACGCTCGCCCTGCTCGCGCTCGCCTTCTTGGCCGCGCCCATGGTCGAGGCCCGCATCCGCCTGATCACTCTCCCCCCGCGCGAACGTGTCGAGATTCAGCTCGACCACGACAACGCCACCCTCGTCGAAGAAGAGCGCATCGTGCCGCTGATCGAAGGCGTCAACCAGATCGACTTCGCATGGGCTGGCACGCGCATCGACCCCGGCACGATTGTCTTCCGCGTGCTCGGCCCAGCCGATGGCGATGACCTTGATGCCACCGTCCTCTCCGTCAGCTA
It includes:
- a CDS encoding sugar phosphate isomerase/epimerase family protein, with the protein product MSILTHGSDLTLSPAIGPLVRPRNITVRATLDQLARLNCHSIQLDATLPGLRPRELSVRARRDLLAMLNRRNVRPAGLDLFIPRKHYTDPDHVDRAMAATTAAIELAHHLGRLPVSLALPVKRLPDELRSALVEAADGHGVRLAIHAEDQLDHLETWLNDVDLPALGAAIDPAALLARGHDPAAIAQRLGKYLAVARLSDIDRSAADDDDDAGEAVRCPVGSGELDLIPYRVSLDLAVNRVGPVVLDPRGLPNPYAAFAAARHAWENAAFTA